One part of the Rhea pennata isolate bPtePen1 chromosome 29, bPtePen1.pri, whole genome shotgun sequence genome encodes these proteins:
- the EIF4B gene encoding eukaryotic translation initiation factor 4B isoform X2: protein MAASAKKKNKKGKTLTLTDFLAEDGGGGGGPTYIPKPVSWADETDDLEGDVSTTWHSNDDDVYRAPPIDRSILPTAPRAAREPNIDRSRLPKSPPYTAFLGNLPYDVTEESIKDFFRGLNISAVRLPREPTNPERLKGFGYAEFEDIDSLLQALSLNEESLGNRRIRVDVADQAQDKDRDDRCFGRDRDRFRDSERFESDWRARPATTDSFDDYPPRRGDDSFGDRYRDRYDDRYRDGPRRDMDRGFGGRDRYDDRSRDYDRGYDSRIGSGRRAFGSGYRRDDDYRGGGDRYEDRYDRRDDRMDRWNSRDDYGRDDFRREDRGPTQRPKLNLKPRSAPKEEETSVAPAPQSSRAASIFGGAKPVDTAAREREVEERLQKEQEKLQRQLEDDKRIERRPRERHPSWRSEENQERSRTGSESSQTGNSGPPGTSVGTGPTGRTTRRRESEKSLENETFTKEDDAPSPTSKPREEKQPLKVMPAPPPKENAWVKRSSNPPGRSQSSDSEQHSPTSGSQTAPSLQSEDGTPSKNAHRKGDENKPDGGKEGGSKVRSGSSSRGPGDSDRKESRKDHDARPASEPKKLDENPASFSHASKYAALSVDGEDDGEDEECAE, encoded by the exons ATGGCGGCTTCAG CTaagaagaagaacaagaagGGCAAGACCCTCACTCTGACGGACTTTCTGGCAGaggatggtggtggtggcggtggaCCTACCTATATTCCCAAACCAGTCAGCTGGGCCGACGAGACAGATGACCTGGAAGGAGATG tTTCCACCACTTGGCATAGTAACGATGACGATGTGTACCGGGCCCCTCCGATCGACCGCTCCATCCTGCCCACTGCCCCACGGGCTGCTCGGGAACCCAATATAGACAGAAGTCGCCTCCCAAAGTCACCCCCTTATACCGCCTTTCTGGGAAACCTGCCCTATGACGTGACGGAAGAATCCATCAAGGACTTCTTCAGAGGACTCAAT ATAAGTGCTGTACGTTTGCCACGGGAGCCTACCAATCCAGAGAGATTGAAAGGTTTTGGATATGCTGAATTTGAAGACATAGACTCCTTGCTCCAGGCTCTGAGCCTTAATGAAGAG TCTCTAGGGAACAGAAGAATACGAGTGGATGTTGCTGATCAAGCTCAGGATAAAG ATCGGGATGATCGCTGCTTTGGCAGGGATCGTGATCGCTTCCGTGACTCGGAGAGATTCGAGAGCGACTGGAGGGCCCGTCCTGCCACTACCGATAGTTTTGATGATTACCCGCCACGCAGGGGCGACGACAGCTTTGGAGATA GGTATCGGGATCGCTATGACGATCGGTATCGTGATGGCCCACGGAGGGATATGGACCGTGGCTTTGGGGGCAGGGATCGTTACGATGACCGCAGTAGAGATTATGACCGAG GCTATGATTCCAGGATAGGCAGTGGCAGGAGGGCCTTTGGCAGTGGGTATCGCCGGGATGATGACTACCGAGGGGGTGGTGACCGCTACGAAGACCGCTATGACCGACGGGATGACCGGATGGACAGGTGGAATTCACGGGATGATTACGGCCGGGATGATTTCCGGCGTGAGGACAGAG GTCCCACTCAGAGGCCGAAACTGAACCTGAAGCCCAGGAGTGCACCCAAGGAGGAGGAGACCTCTGTGGCCCCCGCACCCCAGTCCAGCCGGGCTGCCTCCATCTTTGGGGGGGCCAAGCCTGTGGACACAGCTGCCAGGGAGCGTGAAGTGGAAGAGCGACTACAGAAGGAGCAAGAGAAGCTGCAGCGTCAGCTGGAGGATGACAAGAGGATAGAAAGACGGCCCCGAGAGAG GCATCCCAGCTGGCGAAGCGAGGAGAACCAGGAGCGATCACGAACAGGGAGCGAATCTTCGCAGACTGGCAACTCTGGTCCCCCCGGCACCTCTGTGGGAACTGGCCCAACAGGCAGAA CCACACGAAGGAGGGAGAGCGAGAAGTCTTTGGAGAATGAAACCTTCACTAAAGAGGACGATGCCCCATCTCCCACCTCCAAACCTCgagaggagaagcagcctcTGAAGGTGATGCCTGCACCACCACCGAAGGAGAACGCCTGGGTGAAGCGAAGCAGTAACCCCCCTGGCCGCTCACAGAGCTCTGATTCAGAGCAGCACTCTCCTACAAG TGGCAGCCAGACAGCACCAAGCCTGCAGTCGGAAGATGGGACACCCTCAAAGAATGCTCACAGGAAAG GAGATGAGAACAAACCGGACGGTGGGAAGGAAGGTGGTTCAAAGGTCCGAAGCGGGAGCTCCAGCCGTGGCCCAGGAGATTCAGATAG gaaagaaagcagaaaggatcATGACGCAAGACCTGCATCTGAGCCAAAGAAACTTGATGAGAACCCAGCCTCC TTCAGCCATGCTAGCAAGTATGCTGCTCTGTCAGTAGATGGCGAAGATGATGGTGAAGATGAAGAATGCGCTGAATAA
- the EIF4B gene encoding eukaryotic translation initiation factor 4B isoform X1: protein MAASAKKKNKKGKTLTLTDFLAEDGGGGGGPTYIPKPVSWADETDDLEGDVSTTWHSNDDDVYRAPPIDRSILPTAPRAAREPNIDRSRLPKSPPYTAFLGNLPYDVTEESIKDFFRGLNISAVRLPREPTNPERLKGFGYAEFEDIDSLLQALSLNEESLGNRRIRVDVADQAQDKDRDDRCFGRDRDRFRDSERFESDWRARPATTDSFDDYPPRRGDDSFGDRYRDRYDDRYRDGPRRDMDRGFGGRDRYDDRSRDYDRGYDSRIGSGRRAFGSGYRRDDDYRGGGDRYEDRYDRRDDRMDRWNSRDDYGRDDFRREDRGPTQRPKLNLKPRSAPKEEETSVAPAPQSSRAASIFGGAKPVDTAAREREVEERLQKEQEKLQRQLEDDKRIERRPRERHPSWRSEENQERSRTGSESSQTGNSGPPGTSVGTGPTGRTTRRRESEKSLENETFTKEDDAPSPTSKPREEKQPLKVMPAPPPKENAWVKRSSNPPGRSQSSDSEQHSPTSGSQTAPSLQSEDGTPSKNAHRKGDENKPDGGKEGGSKVRSGSSSRGPGDSDRKESRKDHDARPASEPKKLDENPASQFSHASKYAALSVDGEDDGEDEECAE from the exons ATGGCGGCTTCAG CTaagaagaagaacaagaagGGCAAGACCCTCACTCTGACGGACTTTCTGGCAGaggatggtggtggtggcggtggaCCTACCTATATTCCCAAACCAGTCAGCTGGGCCGACGAGACAGATGACCTGGAAGGAGATG tTTCCACCACTTGGCATAGTAACGATGACGATGTGTACCGGGCCCCTCCGATCGACCGCTCCATCCTGCCCACTGCCCCACGGGCTGCTCGGGAACCCAATATAGACAGAAGTCGCCTCCCAAAGTCACCCCCTTATACCGCCTTTCTGGGAAACCTGCCCTATGACGTGACGGAAGAATCCATCAAGGACTTCTTCAGAGGACTCAAT ATAAGTGCTGTACGTTTGCCACGGGAGCCTACCAATCCAGAGAGATTGAAAGGTTTTGGATATGCTGAATTTGAAGACATAGACTCCTTGCTCCAGGCTCTGAGCCTTAATGAAGAG TCTCTAGGGAACAGAAGAATACGAGTGGATGTTGCTGATCAAGCTCAGGATAAAG ATCGGGATGATCGCTGCTTTGGCAGGGATCGTGATCGCTTCCGTGACTCGGAGAGATTCGAGAGCGACTGGAGGGCCCGTCCTGCCACTACCGATAGTTTTGATGATTACCCGCCACGCAGGGGCGACGACAGCTTTGGAGATA GGTATCGGGATCGCTATGACGATCGGTATCGTGATGGCCCACGGAGGGATATGGACCGTGGCTTTGGGGGCAGGGATCGTTACGATGACCGCAGTAGAGATTATGACCGAG GCTATGATTCCAGGATAGGCAGTGGCAGGAGGGCCTTTGGCAGTGGGTATCGCCGGGATGATGACTACCGAGGGGGTGGTGACCGCTACGAAGACCGCTATGACCGACGGGATGACCGGATGGACAGGTGGAATTCACGGGATGATTACGGCCGGGATGATTTCCGGCGTGAGGACAGAG GTCCCACTCAGAGGCCGAAACTGAACCTGAAGCCCAGGAGTGCACCCAAGGAGGAGGAGACCTCTGTGGCCCCCGCACCCCAGTCCAGCCGGGCTGCCTCCATCTTTGGGGGGGCCAAGCCTGTGGACACAGCTGCCAGGGAGCGTGAAGTGGAAGAGCGACTACAGAAGGAGCAAGAGAAGCTGCAGCGTCAGCTGGAGGATGACAAGAGGATAGAAAGACGGCCCCGAGAGAG GCATCCCAGCTGGCGAAGCGAGGAGAACCAGGAGCGATCACGAACAGGGAGCGAATCTTCGCAGACTGGCAACTCTGGTCCCCCCGGCACCTCTGTGGGAACTGGCCCAACAGGCAGAA CCACACGAAGGAGGGAGAGCGAGAAGTCTTTGGAGAATGAAACCTTCACTAAAGAGGACGATGCCCCATCTCCCACCTCCAAACCTCgagaggagaagcagcctcTGAAGGTGATGCCTGCACCACCACCGAAGGAGAACGCCTGGGTGAAGCGAAGCAGTAACCCCCCTGGCCGCTCACAGAGCTCTGATTCAGAGCAGCACTCTCCTACAAG TGGCAGCCAGACAGCACCAAGCCTGCAGTCGGAAGATGGGACACCCTCAAAGAATGCTCACAGGAAAG GAGATGAGAACAAACCGGACGGTGGGAAGGAAGGTGGTTCAAAGGTCCGAAGCGGGAGCTCCAGCCGTGGCCCAGGAGATTCAGATAG gaaagaaagcagaaaggatcATGACGCAAGACCTGCATCTGAGCCAAAGAAACTTGATGAGAACCCAGCCTCC CAGTTCAGCCATGCTAGCAAGTATGCTGCTCTGTCAGTAGATGGCGAAGATGATGGTGAAGATGAAGAATGCGCTGAATAA
- the KRT18 gene encoding keratin, type I cytoskeletal 18, whose amino-acid sequence MSYSRSTVYSSSYRPVSSQSIGSTRRFAPISSAASVYAGAGGSGSRISISRTSSLGSAGGGYGAGMSGYGAGMSGYGAGMSGSLLLTGSGMVQNEKETMQDLNDRLATYLDKVRSLEQENRKLEVQIRDFMQKKGPSSHDWSHYWEVIEDLRNKIFDATVDNARTVLQIDNARLAADDFRVKYEAELAIRLSVENDIVGLRKVIDDTNMARLQLEGEIESLKEELIFMKKNHEEEVNSLQAQISDSALTVEVDAPKSQDLGKIMAEIRAQYDALAQKNLEDLEKQWGQQITESTIEITQSSKDVDTARSTVVDLRRTVQTLEIDLESLRNQKTGLEANLLEVENRYAMQMEQLNGLILRVEAELMQVRGELQRQAEAYQALLNVKDKLEAEIATYRQLLEGGEEFSLRDALEKETTSTVQRSTQKVVDGKVVSETKEVKVRTY is encoded by the exons ATGAGCTACTCCCGGAGCACCGTCTACTCCAGCAGCTACCGGCCCGTCAGCAGCCAGAGCATCGGCAGCACCCGCCGCTTCGCGCCCATCAGCAGCGCGGCCAGCGTCTacgccggcgccggcggctcgggCTCCAGGATCTCCATCTCCAGGACCAGCAGCCTGGGGAGCGCTGGAGGCGGCTACGGAGCCGGGATGAGCGGCTACGGAGCTGGGATGAGCGGCTATGGAGCCGGGATGAGCGGCAGCCTGCTGCTCACAGGCTCTGGCATGGTGCAGAACGAGAAGGAGACCATGCAGGACCTCAACGACCGCTTGGCCACCTACCTGGACAAGGTGCGGAGCCTGGAGCAGGAGAACCGCAAGCTGGAGGTCCAGATCCGTGACTTCATGCAGAAGAAGGGTCCCAGCTCGCACGACTGGAGCCACTACTGGGAGGTCATCGAGGACCTGCGCAACAAG ATCTTCGACGCCACGGTGGATAACGCCCGCACCGTGCTGCAGATCGACAACGCTCGCCTGGCCGCCGACGACTTCAGGGTCAA GTATGAGGCCGAGCTGGCCATCCGCCTCTCGGTGGAGAACGACATTGTGGGGCTCCGCAAGGTCATCGATGACACCAACATGGCCCGGCTGCAGCTGGAGGGCGAGATCGAGTCCCTCAAGGAGGAGCTCATCTTCATGAAGAAGAATCATGAGGAA GAGGTGAACAGCCTGCAGGCGCAGATCTCCGACTCAGCCCTCACGGTGGAGGTGGACGCGCCCAAGTCCCAGGACCTGGGCAAGATCATGGCGGAGATCCGGGCGCAGTATGACGCACTGGCCCAGAAGAACCTGGAGGACCTGGAAAAGCAATGGGGCCAGCAG ATCACCGAGAGCACCATTGAGATCACACAGAGCAGCAAGGACGTGGACACGGCCCGCAGTACCGTGGTCGACCTCCGCCGCACTGTCCAGACCCTGGAGATCGACTTGGAGTCCCTCCGCAACCAG AAAACTGGCTTGGAGGCCAACCTGCTGGAGGTGGAGAACCGCTATGCCATGCAGATGGAGCAGCTCAACGGGCTCATCCTGCGGGTCGAGGCGGAGCTGATGCAGGTGCGGGGCGAGCTGCAGCGCCAGGCCGAGGCGTACCAGGCGCTGCTCAACGTCAAGGACAAGCTGGAGGCGGAAATCGCAACCTACCGGCAGCTGCTCGAGGGTGGAGAGGAATTCAG CCTGCGGGATGCTCTGGAGAAGGAAACCACGTCCACCGTGCAGAGGTCCACGCAGAAGGTGGTGGACGGCAAGGTGGTGTCGGAGACCAAGGAGGTGAAGGTGCGAACGTACTGA